The nucleotide window CAGCAATTCCAGGGAAGAAGTTGGGAAAATGACTCGATTACTACACCCAAGCTTAAAAGAGTTAATGCGCATTGGGTTCGTTGATTTTTACATTCTATTAGCCGTGGGCGTCTGCTTAGTGATTCCGGTTCCGGACCGGATTATGCCAATAATCTCCAGTCTGGCAGCCGGTATCTTTACCATATCTGCCTTACTGACGATTTGTGGGATGACGTTGAATCGCCTCTATCGTGAGGCCGAAACCTATTCGATTTTAGTCCTGCAGCTGGCTTTTATTTTCCTGTTTATGGGGTTACGATAACTACCAGCTGCTCAAGGAATTCTATTAAAGACAATCAATAAAAAAATGGACTAAGAAATTGTTTTCAGAATTTCTTAGTCCATTTTTTGTCAGGTTGTTAACAACTGTTGCCAAAATCATTTAAACAAAGCCGTCATTGATAACGCTTATTCACTTAATCCGCAACTAATTTCGCATACTTAGCGGGATAGCGGAACATCGCAAACATGGCCGTTCGTCCATCGGTCCCCTTCGCCATTGCCACGCCAATTTTTGCTTGAACAAAAAAGTTCTTGCGCGTTAGTCCTTGTTGACCGTAAAAATCAGACGATGGATCAAAATAAGTATGTAAAATGTCATTCGCGTTCATATTGTTTAGCATAAAAAAGCTTGAATCAGCCTTTTTGGCCCCATAACCTGCCCCATCAATTCCATAACTCTTCAACAGATTAAACATGTACTTTTCGCTGGCCGTATTAAGATTGTCAGCGGTCACATCCCCAAGAACCACATCATTGTCATTTGCCGCCGCAGAATTATCGGGATAGGCCTCTGCTTGCGTCAAAAAATGAACATGGCTATTGAGAATTTTGTTCAAAATCGACTTAGCCATCTGCATCGTTTGGGGGTCTGGACTTGCGCCACCGCCCATGTTGAGAATCGCTGTCTTAGCAAGTGCATCATAGTCAGTGGACTTAGAAGTGGTCTTTCCTGTCGCAGTGGTTGTTGCATTAGGGGTTACACTCTTTGTCGGATTAACCTTTTTTAAATACCCCCGCCAGATCCAACCCTGCAAGGTGCCATCTGTACTTTTAACGTGGTAGTAGATAGATGCGTGTCCTTGGTACTTTTTGTAAAGTTTCTCGTGAGCATCTGTGTACCAAGTTACAGTTGGCGTGACGTCGTTATTACTGTAACGAATCCCCAAATGCTTAGAATACCGCGCCCCCTGTGTTGCAGTGTAAGTATGTTGCTTCATGCTCTTGCGCCAAACCAGACGGACTGAGTTAGATCTAGCCGCTGAATATTGACTATTGGCTGATGCCGAAATGCTCATGGCTCCTAGCATTCCTGCACTAACACCAATCACAATCACTCCTTGAATCCATTTCAAATTTCTCATATCCCCATCCTCCTATTAATGTAAGCTTATCACTACTTGAGAGCCCTTACTATATTATGGACAGATTCAACAGGGGTAATTTTCCAATTGATCAGCCCTAAATCAGATGTCGCTGCATTAAAAAACGCTCACCAATAAAGGCAAGCGTTCCTTTCTTGTGACACAGTATACGATACTACCTTCTTACGTTTTAATCTGACTTATCGACTACGTAAGCCCCTAAGCTCTTACCCCCAACCTATGGTCCTAATGCATAAGAAAGTGTCGCAGTATATTTGTTGTAAAAAGTGGGCTTAGACTGCCTATTCACCACTAACACATCAACATCCGCACTTTCTGTAGAAAAGGGCACGTTAATTTGATAATATTGCTTCTTTTTGCCCCCGCTGTAGTACTTATGTTCCGATTTAGGAAGCTTACTGGGTCCGGACAAAATGGCTGCAATCGGGTGCCCATTTTCTAAAATAGATAATCGAACCGCATTCGTTGGCGTATATGGTACAAAGAGAACCGGTACCAGCACCACGATGACAATTAGGATGATAGCAAGTCGTTTACAATTCTTTTTCCTACGCTTATTCAATGATTTCTCACCACTTTCCCAGTCGTTAATATGAAAATAAAAACGTTTAAAATTTCAATTATTTTGAATATTCCTAATGAAAGAGGCCCTCGTCTTGATGCAAGAACAGCTTTTAGAAGTCTGTAACTTGGACCTTGATGAGAAAATGCGGCGGCGATTACCCAAGCACATTAATTCTAAAAATAAGCGCGTAGCGGCTAGGCTCCTCGCTCCACCAACTTCAACCCTTGATAATCCCCTGATATCAGCATTCGGTGCTAGTGACTAACTTGTTCTTGCAATTTGCGCACTAAAAGTAATCTCGCTTATGTATAAATTTTCCATCCATAGTGGCTATTCTATTTAATTGACTTCCCATATCGCCTCCTACACACAAACATATAAGTCCCTATACTATCCAAAGGAGCAAATGTGTGGTGCTTATACTTATAACTTATTCCTATTATTTTCTCTAGTCAATAGTAGCTGACACCAGTTCGAGATCGAAGTCCGTAAGTTTTCTATAATTAAAAATTGGCCATAGAAATTAAAAAACAATTTCTATGACCAATTTTTAATTACTCTCGACTTCTGCCAAAATCAGCAAAGCAAAAGCCAACGTTAACCCGGTCTTACTTCACGTTCTTCCAAGAATGATAGTAGGTACCACCATTGGGACTGATCATCACATGGACCTTCTTACCCTTAACCCGTTTCGTCGATAAATAGTTGAAGTCAGCGTCATCCTGGTTAGCCGAGTAGAATCCAAATATGGCCCGCGTCTTCTTATGTAGTCTTATCTTATCGTGCCGTACGAACAAGTGACCATTTTTCAGATGCCGCGTCTTCTTCCAAGCCCCTGCGCGCTTATCCTTCTCGTACCAGGTGACCGAATGCTTCTTGACAATCAACTTTCTGTAATGGATATACGGCAGCTTCCCATACCAAGTCCCGCGCGCCTTAACTGGCGTCGACCGGGAGTACGGTCCCGGAATATTGGTCTTCTCAGCACTGGCCGTCGACGTTACTGCTAATGCCAATCCCAACCCCACAAATAACGCTGCGACACCAATCATTAAGTGACTAATTTTTTTCATCATCTAACTTCTCTCCATTCTTTACGTATCTATTCTATTTGACATTCTTCCAGGCATGGTAGTTCTCACTCCCGTTAGCATCCACCATAACGGGAATCGTCTTACCTTTGACTTTGCGGGTCACTATAAAATGAAACGCATTGCCCTTTTCCTTGGCCGCGTAGAACCCAAACATATGTAACGTTGTGGGACCCTCCGTCAAGTTGAAACGATAGACATACAGATGCTTACCACTCAGCCGCCGCCACCGTTTCCAACTCGCCGACCGCTTGGCCTTGTACGACCAGGTCACGGTATGCTTCTTGACCACCGTCTTGAGGTAGTTCGCGTGCTTGATGTGCGTGTACCAAGTTCCCCGCGCCTTGACTGGCGTCGTATGGGTATAAGCGATACCCGGCAACGTCTTAGCCGCTTTAGCCGGGGCTACCGGCGCCACTGCGAGCACCAGCCCGAGTAGTAGTGCCAATCCCCCACCAAGCTTAAATCTATTCCAATTCATGAACCGTCGTCTCCTTCATAACGCTATGTACTGCTGTGTTGCTAGGCTTACTTGCTTATTATACGCAATTGTCGCGACATAGTTTGACATTTAGACTTTGAAAATTGCAACAATCGCTTATTTTTTTATAAAAAAAACACCAGCGCGTAAACGACTGGTGTTTCTGAATGTTACTAGTTGCGACGGCGTTCTGGAATCCGCGCTGCCTTACCGTTAAGTTCACGGAGGTAGTAGAGCTTAGCACGACGTACACGACCTTGACGAATAACGTCAATTTTAGCAACACGTGGGGAGTGTAATGGGAAGATCCGTTCCACACCGACACCGTTACTGATCTTACGTACAGTGTAAGCTGCTTGGATGCCAGCACCCTTACGCTTGATTACGACACCTTCGAACAATTGGATACGTTCGCGGGTACCTTCGACGATCCGGGCGTGAACCCGAACAGTGTCTCCGGCACGGAAGTCTGGAACATCGTCCCGTAATTGTTCTTGGTTGATCTTAGCAATTAAATTGTTTTGGCGCATAATATATTCTATCCTTTCGCCAACATTCATTCTCAGTTTCGACAGCGGAATGTTGTTTCTGTGGCTAAACAGCCAAAAGTAAGTGTACCATATCCGAAAATGCCTGTAAAGGTTATTTTCTTGACTCCTTCTCAGCAGCCTGCCGTTCTTCCTCTTCGATCCGAACGTCCGCCAGCAAATGCTTCTGCTGCGTCGTGAGTCGCCGGTGGTCGATCAAATCGGGCCGACGTTGATACGTCCGCCGTAGGGCTTCCTTATCGCGCCATTCGTCGATCTTACCGTGATTTCCACTGATCAACACATCGGGTACCTTCATGCCCCGAAAGTCTGCTGGCCGCGTGTATTGCGGGTATTCCAACAGACCTGAGGAGAAGGAATCGCCAGGTGCTGATTCAGAATTACCCAGCACACCGGGCAATAACCGCACCGTGGCGTCAATCATGACCATGGAAGCCAATTCGCCCCCGGTCAACACGAAGTCTCCTAAGGAAACCTCATC belongs to Levilactobacillus yonginensis and includes:
- the rplS gene encoding 50S ribosomal protein L19; this encodes MRQNNLIAKINQEQLRDDVPDFRAGDTVRVHARIVEGTRERIQLFEGVVIKRKGAGIQAAYTVRKISNGVGVERIFPLHSPRVAKIDVIRQGRVRRAKLYYLRELNGKAARIPERRRN